In Mangrovivirga cuniculi, the following proteins share a genomic window:
- the porT gene encoding type IX secretion/gliding motility protein PorT/SprT: MSTAYFRNKFNIYGNKIVIIFFLVIISGSTFIKGQNRSDINLPNYDDRWLHYGFQLGVHSSMYKLKYSNAFTSPDLASLQAIYTKPSIGFSVGFIANFRISEFWNFRVQPKIGFYDFRLEYIYNDPQQPVVDELVESTFIEVPLLLKVKSSRMKNSRVYLVAGITPMFEANGKKKRQNDDRLHTESFNLAVEFGLGLDRYNEFYKFSPELRYSLGVLNMLGNVDNEFSEGIKYINTHTITLYFLFEGGK; this comes from the coding sequence ATGTCAACCGCTTACTTTCGGAATAAGTTCAATATATACGGCAACAAAATAGTAATTATTTTTTTCCTGGTAATCATATCAGGATCCACATTTATAAAAGGACAAAACCGGTCTGATATAAATTTACCCAATTATGATGACCGGTGGTTACATTATGGGTTTCAATTAGGTGTGCACTCTTCAATGTACAAATTGAAATACAGTAATGCCTTCACATCACCAGATCTTGCCTCTTTACAGGCAATTTATACTAAACCCAGCATAGGTTTCTCTGTCGGATTTATAGCTAATTTTCGAATTAGTGAATTCTGGAATTTCAGGGTTCAACCAAAGATCGGGTTTTATGATTTTCGTCTGGAGTATATATATAATGATCCTCAGCAACCGGTGGTAGACGAATTAGTTGAGTCCACTTTTATAGAGGTTCCATTATTACTGAAGGTTAAATCTTCCAGAATGAAAAACTCCAGGGTATATCTAGTAGCGGGCATTACGCCAATGTTTGAGGCAAATGGAAAGAAGAAAAGGCAAAATGACGACAGATTGCACACCGAAAGCTTTAATCTAGCAGTCGAATTCGGGCTTGGTCTGGATAGATACAATGAATTTTATAAGTTTTCACCGGAATTGAGATACTCACTTGGAGTTCTTAATATGTTAGGGAATGTCGACAATGAGTTCAGTGAAGGGATAAAGTATATAAATACTCATACAATCACACTATATTTCTTATTTGAAGGTGGAAAATAA